TTTTTCGTTCACTATTTACACAAACTCAAATAATACATCTCATCCATTAGAAAACCTGTGTTGTGTTATACACTGTTATTCATACATGACACTTTCTGTCACTTAATCAGCTGCTTTTCCCAGAATGACCATTGTGCAAATATTATAAAGTGtcaataaggaggctgtgtggtccagtggttaaagaaaagggctcgtaaccaggaggtaaacggttcaaatcccacctcagccactgactcattgtgtgaccctgagcaagtcacttaacctccttgtgcttcatctTTCGGTTAATcagtctctgtaagccgccttggataaaggtgtctgctaaataaacaaataataataatcaatatacATAGGTGTAATTGTACTATTCAAATGACTATGGTCCTGTGTAAAGAGATAAGCACCAACTTTGCAGTAGGATGACTTATAACCTTGTAGTAAATGAGTTTACAATTTGAATATACTGTGAAATGGGAGTAATACATAGATGCTGGCAAATAGAATCTTGCTTTATAGAGTCCTTGTCCTCCCAAAGTTTGCACTGGGAAATTACTGTCTTACTATCATTTTTTTGATAGTAAGACAGTAATTGCCCCCCCTCATACAAATGGTGCACAATATAACTACATCCCAAGACCAGTTTGGCAAATGACACACATAACCTTTTCGATTTCAGAGTGATCTGGATTATTTGCAATCCATTGCTATAGAGGATCTCTAGAACTTGTGACCTGAGTTCCGGTGGACCTGTTGGCTAAttctcaatacagagagaggtTCTCATGATCTTAATGTGTAGTACGTGTCCACAGTCTGTCCTGGGTGGCCCTAGAACTAGCTATTTGCTTATACTGGCAGCTTTTCAAATAGAAGCATGTGGGGTTATGTTATGAAGGATCACTGACCTCCTGAGAATCATTCACATGGTAGCCTTTCCATTGCAGTGCTCCCTTGATCTATTGACTTTGAATCCCTTAGATACATGGAGAGGTCTTCATGCATTCCTTTTACATTCAAAGGCTTTCGTGGTTTTTGGATTGAAGATAATGCAATTTTACATTACTTATGCTATCATTCAAAATGAGACTTTGCAAACATACATAACCTTTGCAGTTTTTCTTCTGCAATGTTAATTTGGTTTGATATGATAACTTAacattgatctttttttttttttttttagatggccTGACAGCTTTTATCACTTTCCTGATGTCTGAATTCAGTGAGGAGAATATAGAGTTCTGGGTGGCCTGTGAGGACTATAAGAAAATTAATTTGCCAGCCAAACTGACCCCCATGGCAAAGAATATTTATGAACAATATGTTGCAGTTCAGTCTTGAAaagaagtaagtgtgtgtgtgtgtgtgtgtgtgtgtgtgtgtgtgtgtgtgtgtgtgtgtgtgtgtgtgtgtgtgtgtgtgtgtgtgtgctctaatAGCAATAGTGGAACTTAgagttaaacaaattaacaacCTAGTTCCACTTGTTTTTAAGAGATTGGACCAAAAAAGATCTAAGACAAAATGAACTAAGAAAACAATTATATTGCTTTCTATtgctatttaagttttttttccccattagaTTAATAAAAACCTTTTTTACTTAAGTAACATACTTAAAATAATACATGTTGTAGGActtctacttttattttttatttccactaaaatgtttaatgtttttgcATATAAAGGTCAACCTTGATTCTTCAACGAGAGAGGAGACCAGCAGAAACCTTTTCGAACCCACAACTGCGTGCTTTGATGAGACTCAAAGGAGGATCTTTCTGTTGATGGAAAAGGATTCATACCGAAGGTTCTTAAAATCTAAGATCTACCAGGACATTGGTACAGCAGACTACCAGCAGCAGTTTTGGGATCCAGAAGAGAGGAAAGAATAAGGTCACTGAATTCGACCAGCAATTTCCCCAGTGTGCATAAATCCTTTCTCTAAAAGAGCTTCAGTGTACATTGCGTTGCTACACAGCCAAACACAGTCATCACCCAGCCACTTCACAAATGTAAAATGTTGTGCATATACCAGCCGGTGTACTGATAAAACTCATTTGTCAAagcttactttttttattttatttattattttagataatGTCTTGTATTGCTGTCGAGAGGCTTATTACCTGCTGTGATGTACTGTGTATGTCATCTATGTATAACTCTGAAGACAAGTACTTTAATGCAACCTGTTTCtgtcatgtacagtatatatgttataCGGAACTTGTGTATCAAATTACCTGTTTGTGCTGCACTCATATTTGTCTGAGCATGTATACAATATTAAATGATCTAGTATTTATCCTGTTTGCTGTACAGTGGTTAACATGTGCTATAAGAATTTGTATGTGTTATTTATCACTAACTTTTATCTTATCATATTGGATTCTGTTTTTATTgcttatgtatttttatattttgataaaGTTTTATGTTGAAGTAAATTAGTGTTATTTATGCCTTTTTaaaagtgcttttaaaaataagcaTTTGCCATTACAAATTATGGACCTTTCAAAAATCCCCTAGGGTATAGTTTTAACATGCACATATAAGTTAAAGCTATATTAGGTTGAACAATATTACTTGTAAAATCTGAATCTGAGAATTTCATAAATGGGTTAACTCCAACCTGGTTGAGACATTCAATTGAATTAGCTTAAGCTGAGCCCTTGAGAGGTGACAGAGTCTACAGCTGAAAACTGCCATTGTACGATTTTGTGCAAAATGGGAAGCATAACTGCAGTCATTACCTGAATTACCATTACCTGTTTGTTATCCTGATAGAGATTTGATGCTACTTTACTCTACTGTGTTTAATAAGCCCTCTATGATGAATTGTAAGTGCTATTGTGCTTAAATGTTAGTCCATGAATGAACCTTTCCAAATGTTCAAATTGCTAGAGCTTGACTTATTCTGACTGTACATAGGGCTTAACTGAATTGCAATCTGGCATGAAATAAAACTATGTGTTTCTAACAGTCTCAGCTAATACCTTTCTTTATTGTGACAATGTCCGCTGTTGATAATACGACTACTTCTACTAGTGTATATCATATGCAGTACAAATACAATCTGTATACTTTCTTTCCAGTGTGTATTGAATACGTTTTGACAGGAGTATATTGTGTTAGATACATATGAAATGGTGCAGCTCTGGTTAATGCTACACTAGTTTTGCAATCACTCCTGGAGCGTCACCTTATTTCTCTGCTAGTGCATCTTTGCCCTGAACTGAACACCTGCTGTAGTTGTCCTGGTCCTCTAAAGCAACACTTTGAGCCCAGGCATCATGAGCCCAGATAATTTCCCTAGATACAGTAAGTaaccatgtggcaatgtgccccgcccctgtgtgcaattgtgtgttatgtgttgtatgttgcgtgcgtgtgttaatgttggtgtatagtcattggtacatgggatataaacgggtctgtgtttcacgtgtatttaaaaatgtagatttgtattaggcacgaggagggcacaaatcacttcacgtgctggtaaaatgtaatgtgtggtcacgggagtacacttaactaattcacgtgctgggattcaagtgcgtaattaattagtaattgaatcccagcacaacagtatatatagatgcacatttctgtcactcggggttgggtgttcgagagtggagaacgggtgaggagatgGAGGAAAGTTTAAGAAGGAaaggaaattaaactaaaataaccctttattttactcaccgtgtttgtttgtctccgtgcaccgtttgtctgtgtagtccgttttgtttgtctatttattttggcgtgaagtgccgtgtcctgttttgtgcttgtgtttttgtgtttaaaaccttttattttctgttctgtttattaaatgctgagcgcgatcacgcgctcagcttaaccaaaactccaagtctctgtgtctctggtctgacgccacccactccggccgtctttgtgacaaaccaTTATAACCAATTCTGAGAGCTGAAGCATCCATATTTAATATCCCTTCAGAATCATTCACTGGAAATGGTTCAGATCGCAACAGGACCAAACCGTACTTACTTGAAACTTTTAACATACAAAAAAGCAATTAATAAACTGATATACTCTCTAGCTGAATTTAAGTTAGATCCCTCAGCAATAAATACCTTAGACATACCTAACTTTGTTTTCAAAAGTAAGTCACTTTACAATTAGTTTAACTTCTAAAAAGTactacttttcattttcatttctgaCTTTGACAACTGAAATATTTATGAAATTTGAATAATAAACCATGTATAGCAGATTCCTTCAGTGGTAGCCATAGCCAGCTCGTCACCAGTTGCGATACTGTTGCAGTCCGATAATGTAAAAATGTTGCAAGCTTTGCAATCCCGTTTTTTCTGACTACAAATTGAATCAGCTGCACTTTGTTAGTTCTGTCACCAGGTGGCAAAAGAGAGAAggaaatgcattaaacaaaacagcaggggGCGATGAGGACAATCTTGCATTTTGTCAGAGTGTAGCTAAACTGCACATGGTCTGGATATCAATTGATTGTTTACACTCATTCAGACGGGAGGAGTTACAGTTATTAAGTAAGATCAATATTGCAGgctgtataaaaaaatgtgtacaaataCCGCACAAAACACTCACCCTTTTTTTAAGCGTACAGGAGATGACCAGTCCAGCAAGAATCTGAAATGATCTGCAGCatcattattataatattaatgtAAATATCTATTTATACTGCCGGTACAGTACTTGTAAGCTTCCAACTATAATGACTCAGTACTCTGTATCAAACTAATATATAGTCCTGTTGAAAAATTAAAATCTGACTGTGCAACTggataaatatttgttttacctACTGCTGTTAAAACAGTAGGTTTCTAAGTATGGAATGTTTTGAATTGCAAAATGTTATTTGGACAACTGTTTTGATAAGACAATTCTTGATTTTAATCAcgtatggttttgttttgttttctattcctTAGTGAGTGTCAAAAAGAGGCCACAGAACATAttgtttcatatacagtataaatacatgtgACCTATGGAGGGAGTGGGTGCAGGAACttcatgttatttttattttgaaaacagtGGCGGTGTTTACAAGCAAGTTTTAATCGcactactatagtgcattcatgacgtgtcacgcgcaaatgactcatgattgtgctcgttccaaaagtgcacggcaaaaaaagtgtgtgacttaagtgtcattacactttggtaaagcacggtaaagtgcgcgctacttggcctaattagtcccatagcaacaaactccacagtcgtgcaaaatacttaacgatagactttcatgaaataacacgatgcctcctccacttcccctatgtaaaagaacgctcttctctgggatacggtctttctgtcctcctctgtagcgtaagattttccttatcccagtcttactaatacaaatcagttaaatatccatccatccattattatcaatccgcttctcctgatgagggtcgcggctaaattatatataaatgacatatagagatgttgatttataccattatttattcatttcagcgtattatgaacgatgcatgaaaactactagatcgttatgaccagcattattatcataataataatactatgaataatgtagcttttttcccgcaggatgtttcaagcttccaccccttctgacagcacgcaacaccagattGACCAATTGTGatttgtttcacagtctctgttttacatgtgaatcctaagaataatttctggaaaataataacataccgcacatacccacacttagcctcagccatgcgcaaaagggctttatctccccaaccacagtagctagagcgtccaaaccaactttaatgtgaagaagacccattgtgaattgtttcacaagctatcctttacatgtgaatcaaacaaataaattgtgaaaaacaataacataccgcatatacgcacacagcctacctgacacgcgtaaaatgACTTTACCTCCTCAAACACAGCAGCTACAGCCCTCAAACCAGCTTtcatttaaaggatgccaaatgtgaattgtttcgcagtctgtgttttacctgtgaagcctaagaataatttatgaatgcaataacatatcgcatatacacaccactgtcccagcgtcaattaaaagtgcttgatatccccaaccacaacagctagcattttcaaaacaactttaatttaaagaagacccgttttgaattgcttcacagcttctgttttatatgtgaatcctaataataatttgttcaccagtgagaagaatggcacactaaaagcatctaagtttgagctggagagatatttggaggaaacacatacagattcaaaaaggcaggagcctatgtgaattccgtcagacatcccacctatcaatccaccagaataccaaatggagcactgtgcacctaagtggaaagaagtagagcaagctgtgaaaaaagcaagagcttcatcatctccagggccaaatggagttccgtacagagtgtacaagagtgcttcaggagttctacgaattctgtggaaattgaagtggcatgggaaaaacaggtggtaccaagagcatggcgccgagcaggtggagtctttatacctaaagaaaaagattctacaagcatcagtcagtttcgtcctatttccctattaaacgtagaaggcaagattttcttcagcattattgctcagagattgtcaacttacctattaaagaactgcttcattgacacttcaatacaaaaagtgggcattccaggtttcccaggatgcttagaacacatcaatgtgatctggcaacaaattcaatcagctaaaaaggagaggaaggagctccatgtgacattcctggatttggctaatgcatatggttcagtgccacatgaactactttgtgcagcatttgattttttcagtgtaccgatgacaataacaaatttagtgaaagcctactttggagatttgcagtttagtttttcaacttcagaattcagcactacatgacaatgcctagaggttggaataatggcaggatgcaccatttctccactggcttttaccatggcaatggaagtaatcattagggcatcaaaatgggtagtaggaggagagcacttggcttctggaatgcgactaccaccaattcgagcatacatggatgacatgacaaccatgactacaacagtagcctgcactaatcggttattggacaaattaaccaataacatcgaatgggcacgaatgcaattcaagcccactaaatcaaggagcatctctataattaaaggtaaagtaacagataaaacattcttcattaatggtgaggcaataccaacagtgtctgagaagccagtgaagagtcttgggagatggtacgacggggatctaaaggacacagttcgtgtgggagaagttagacaacaagcagtggaagggttgaagagcatagacagcagcgctctaccaggcaaactaaaactctggtgctttcagtttggtctactgccgaggttgctgtggccactgactgtgtatgaggtttctttgacaacagtagagaagctggaagctttaatcagttcatacatcaggaaatggttgggagttccatgctgcctcagcagagtggaactttatggtaaaggaattcTGCAGCttccagtctccgctctaaccgaggagtttaagtgcaccaaggtcagactggaaatgacattagtagagtcacgcgacaaatgcataagggaggcagcacctgtgttgaaaattggaagaaagtgggcggcaaagaaagctgtggaagatgcaaaggctgcccttcgaattggtgatatcatggggcaagttcagcatggaagagggggtcttggtctcagttcagttcctcctacatggcacaaggcagccccagctcaaaggaggaagctggtagtcaacgaggtgcaaaagcaggaggagaggatgaggtgtataaaggccatttcccaggccaagcagggagaatggatgagatgggagagtgtggaacaacgcaagattggctggcaagacctatggtcaatggaacaaagcaggatcagtttcctcatcaggtcaacatatgatgttctcccatcaccacagaacctaaacctctgggtacgagaggatccctcatgtcctttgtgttcatcacctgcaacattaaggcacattttgacaggatgtaaggtggctcttagccaaggacggtttacttggcgccatgaccaggtgctgcgatgtttggccttagcattggaagacaagcgtaacatgaccaataagttgccacctgttccaccaaaacattacacacaaaagacaacattcctccgcccaggagagcaaccaccaagaaaaggtgttaaaaccagtccttgcccaggacaactggaagctgctagagactggaaaatgctggcagatgttggtcaacggcttatttttccacctgagattgccaccactaaccttcgaccagatattgtcttgtggtctggatcagcacgccttgttcacctggtagagttaacagtgccatgggaggatgctgtagatgaggcgtatgagaggaagaaactgcggtatgctcaactagccactgaagcggaacagcgaggatggagagtccgggtttacccagttgaagtgggttgtcgaggatttgtggcacactctacaacccggtttctcagagacgtcggattcagtggccaagagttgcgtcgcacggtgaagaacttatctgaagcagcagagaggagcagcaactggctgtggttgagaaggaaagattctggctggggatctcaagcacaatagaaagaaagaaacgct
The sequence above is drawn from the Acipenser ruthenus chromosome 12, fAciRut3.2 maternal haplotype, whole genome shotgun sequence genome and encodes:
- the LOC117416969 gene encoding LOW QUALITY PROTEIN: regulator of G-protein signaling 4-like (The sequence of the model RefSeq protein was modified relative to this genomic sequence to represent the inferred CDS: substituted 1 base at 1 genomic stop codon) — its product is MCKGLAALPATCLRRISAEEVQRWGESLENLIKNEDGLTAFITFLMSEFSEENIEFWVACEDYKKINLPAKLTPMAKNIYEQYVAVQSXKEVNLDSSTREETSRNLFEPTTACFDETQRRIFLLMEKDSYRRFLKSKIYQDIGTADYQQQFWDPEERKE